The following coding sequences are from one Lycium ferocissimum isolate CSIRO_LF1 chromosome 3, AGI_CSIRO_Lferr_CH_V1, whole genome shotgun sequence window:
- the LOC132049764 gene encoding auxin transporter-like protein 4, producing MYPHKQGEEAIVSNFNETDHDGEVEKSEEDQSIFNLKSLFWHGGSVWDAWFSCASNQVAQVLLTLPYSFSQLGMVSGIVLQVFYGLVGSWTAYLISVLYIEYRSRKEKEGVSFKNHVIQWFEVLDGLLGPYWKALGLAFNCTFLLFGSVIQLIGCASNIYYVNDHLDKRTWTYIFGACCATTVFIPSFHNYRIWSFLGLGMTTYTAWYLTVAAIAHGQVENVQHSAPAKLVLYFTGATNILYTFGGHAVTVEIMHAMWKPQKFKYIYLIATLYVFTLTIPSAAAVYWAFGDQLLNHSNAFSLLPKDGWRDVAVILMLIHQFITFGFACTPLYFVWEKVIGMHDTKSICLRALVRLPVVIPIWFLAIIFPFFGPINSAVGALLVSFTVYIIPALAHMLTYRKASARQNAAEKPPSFMPSWTVMYAINIFIVGWVLVVGFGFGGWASMSNFIKQVDTFGLFAKCYQCKPAVPPPSLPPHSSPQATVHP from the exons ATGTATCCACACAAGCAAGGAGAGGAAGCTATTGTGTCAAATTTCAATGAAACCGATCATGATGGGGAAGTTGAGAAATCAGAAGAAGATCAGTCCATTTTCAATCTCAAAAGTCTCTTCTGGCATGGTGGTTCTGTTTGGGATGCTTGGTTCAGTTGTGCATCTAATCAA GTTGCTCAAGTGCTGTTGACACTACCATATTCATTTTCTCAACTTGGTATGGTATCAGGGATAGTGCTTCAAGTGTTTTATGGTCTTGTTGGAAGTTGGACTGCATACCTCATCAGTGTTCTCTACATAGAGTATAGAAgtagaaaagagaaagaaggtgttAGCTTCAAGAATCATGTCATTCAG TGGTTCGAAGTACTTGATGGACTACTGGGTCCTTACTGGAAAGCACTGGGGCTTGCCTTCAACTGTACTTTTCTTCTGTTTGGATCTGTCATACAACTTATTGGTTGCGCAAG TAACATATATTACGTCAATGATCATTTAGACAAGAGGACATGGACATATATATTTGGAGCATGTTGTGCTACCACTGTTTTTATTCCTTCTTTTCATAACTACCGGATTTGGTCTTTTCTTGGccttgggatgaccacttacacAGCATGGTACTTAACTGTTGCTGCTATAGCTCATGGCCAG GTTGAAAATGTGCAACACTCAGCTCCAGCGAAGCTTGTGCTGTATTTCACTGGTGCCACCAATATTCTTTACACCTTTGGTGGACATGCTGTTACTGT GGAAATCATGCATGCAATGTGGAAACCCCAGAAGTTCAAGTACATTTACTTAATAGCCACACTCTACGTTTTCACCCTAACCATTCCATCAGCTGCAGCAGTCTACTGGGCATTCGGAGACCAACTTTTAAACCATAGTAACGCTTTTTCGCTTCTTCCTAAAGACGGATGGCGCGATGTTGCAgttatattgatgttgattcacCAGTTTATTACGTTCGGATTTGCTTGTACGCCGTTGTACTTTGTGTGGGAGAAGGTGATAGGGATGCATGACACTAAAAGCATATGCTTAAGGGCACTTGTTAGGTTGCCTGTTGTGATACCTATATGGTTCTTGGCTATTATTTTCCCATTCTTTGGGCCTATTAACTCTGCTGTTGGGGCTCTGTTGGTTAGTTTCACTGTCTACATCATCCCAGCTCTTGCTCATATGCTCACTTATAGAAAAGCCTCTGCTCGACAG AATGCAGCAGAGAAGCCACCATCATTCATGCCAAGCTGGACTGTCATGTATGCCATTAACATATTTATAGTGGGCTGGGTTTTGGTTGTTGGGTTTGGGTTTGGTGGATGGGCCAGCATGAGCAATTTCATCAAACAGGTTGATACATTTGGCCTTTTTGCAAAATGTTACCAGTGCAAACCAGCAGTACCTCCGCCAAGTCTGCCACCACATTCGTCGCCTCAGGCCACTGTGCACCCCTAG
- the LOC132049765 gene encoding uncharacterized protein LOC132049765 — MVKMFDYYRISRTNFHLFSVLSFALILSIFIFISDLSSSHSVSFVSKTSSHQPLKSTFVQRPSFSKKEKINHEAYIIKEEQEVEDHVNLVPPFNLTVEQRISWFKKNLPEFSILKSTRLSRQFNSRVNKFLSTKSCKVQFFMTWISPASSFGRREFFALETLFKSHPKGCLIILSRTLDTPRGVRILRPLTQLGYKVLAVSPELSFLFNSTPVESWFDDLKNGIKDPGEIPLAQNLSNLIRLAVLYKYGGVYLDTDFIILKDFSRLRNSIGAQSVSANGNWTRLNNAVLIFDKKHPLLYKFMEEFASSFDGNKWGQNGPYLVSRVVERLTSKEKNQFNFTVLKPIAFYPVDWIRITGFFMKVNTRTHSRWIEAKLLQLSGETYGVHLWNKQSSSMKIEQGSIIGRLISDHCLLCKDIYSS; from the coding sequence ATGGTGAAGATGTTTGATTACTACAGAATTAGTAGAACAAATTTCCATCTTTTCTCTGTACTCTCTTTTGCTTTGATCctttctattttcatatttatttctGATCTTTCATCATCCCATTCAGTTTCTTTTGTCTCAAAAACTAGTTCCCATCAGCCACTAAAGTCAACTTTTGTTCAAAGACCATCTTTttcaaagaaggaaaaaataaaccATGAAGCATATATAAtcaaagaagaacaagaagttgaagatcATGTGAATTTGGTGCCTCCTTTTAATCTCACAGTGGAACAAAGAATTTCttggttcaagaaaaatttgccTGAATTTAGCATATTGAAGTCAACCAGATTGTCAAGACAATTCAATAGCAGAGTAAACAAATTCCTTAGTACAAAAAGTTGCAAAGTTCAGTTCTTCATGACATGGATTTCCCCTGCTAGTTCTTTTGGGAGAAGGGAATTTTTCGCATTGGAGACTTTATTCAAATCTCATCCGAAAGGGTGTTTGATAATTTTGTCGCGAACTTTGGATACACCTCGTGGGGTTCGAATTTTGAGGCCTTTGACTCAATTGGGCTATAAAGTTCTTGCTGTGAGCCCAGAGTTATCTTTTCTGTTCAACAGCACGCCAGTTGAATCTTGGTTTGATGACCTAAAGAATGGTATAAAGGACCCTGGTGAAATCCCATTGGCTCAAAATTTGTCCAATTTGATTAGGCTAGCGGTTCTGTACAAGTATGGTGGTGTTTATCTGGATACAGATTTCATCATCCTGAAGGATTTTTCAAGATTGAGGAATTCAATTGGCGCGCAAAGCGTATCTGCAAATGGGAATTGGACAAGATTGAATAATGCAGTGCTGATTTTTGATAAAAAGCATCCCCTTCTTTACAAGTTTATGGAGGAATTTGCTTCATCTTTTGATGGAAATAAGTGGGGACAAAATGGACCATACTTAGTTTCAAGAGTGGTGGAGAGATTGACctccaaagaaaaaaatcagTTCAACTTTACTGTGTTGAAACCAATAGCATTTTATCCGGTTGATTGGATTCGAATTACCGGGTTTTTTATGAAGGTAAATACAAGAACTCATTCAAGATGGATAGAAGCAAAATTGCTTCAACTAAGTGGTGAAACTTATGGAGTGCACCTATGGAACAAGCAGAGTAGTAGTATGAAAATTGAACAAGGAAGTATCATAGGGAGATTGATTTCTGATCATTGTTTATTATGTAAAGATATTTACAGTTCTTAA